One window from the genome of Micromonospora aurantiaca ATCC 27029 encodes:
- a CDS encoding NADH-quinone oxidoreductase subunit B, with product MQVPAVLGEPIRFVLNWGRRYSLWVFNFGLACCAIEFIATSMGRHDFMRLGVIPFAHGPRQADLMVVSGTVTDKMAPAVKRLYDQMPEPKYVISFGACSNCGGPYWDSYSVTKGVDQLIPVDVYVPGCPPRPEALLHGILRLQEKIAAEQSGIGGVPRPDALTSPADAVARPVEALTAPPVRPPVG from the coding sequence GTGCAGGTGCCGGCCGTGCTCGGCGAGCCGATCCGGTTCGTGCTGAACTGGGGCCGCCGCTACTCGCTCTGGGTGTTCAACTTCGGCCTGGCCTGCTGCGCCATCGAGTTCATCGCCACCAGCATGGGCCGGCACGACTTCATGCGGCTCGGCGTGATCCCGTTCGCCCACGGGCCCCGGCAGGCCGACCTCATGGTGGTCAGCGGCACCGTCACCGACAAGATGGCCCCGGCGGTCAAGCGGCTCTACGACCAGATGCCCGAGCCGAAGTACGTGATCTCGTTCGGCGCCTGCTCCAACTGCGGCGGCCCGTACTGGGACTCCTACTCGGTGACCAAGGGCGTCGACCAGCTCATCCCCGTCGACGTGTACGTGCCCGGCTGCCCGCCGCGCCCCGAGGCGCTGCTGCACGGCATCCTGCGCCTCCAGGAGAAGATCGCCGCCGAGCAGTCAGGCATCGGCGGCGTGCCCCGGCCCGACGCGCTCACCTCCCCGGCGGACGCTGTGGCGCGGCCGGTCGAGGCGCTCACCGCACCCCCGGTACGTCCGCCGGTCGGCTGA